In Crinalium epipsammum PCC 9333, the genomic window AATCATTTAATCCGAAACATCACAGCAGCCTTTTTAGCAAAAGCCTTGCCAAAAGCGGAAGTAAGTTCAGACTCATTAATTGAACGCATCACAGTTTTCAATTCAGGAATATTCTCAACTTCCAGCGAAATATTCACATTTGTTGACCCAATAAACTGCACATTGAATAAACCCGTATATTCCATCAGAAATTCCTGCGTTGTCTCCTGACAACTATTAATAGCATTACGCCATTGTTGTTCGTACTGTTTTTGAAGTATTTGATTACCTACTTGGACTTTTCCTGTTACTGAAGTGCCAATTGTGTCACTGCTGACTTGATTCTTAACTTGGGCATTCCTTTTCTCTATAGCAATAAGTGCTGCTACTCTAGCGTGATATTTGAGCCTCCCTTCTTGGTAAAGTTCCCATGCTAACTTAGTCGTATTTTCCTCACTTTTATTAATAAGTTTTACAATTTCCCTCCAATCTCCTAAAGTAAACTTGTCTAGTGTAGTAATAAAGTGTTTAAACAAAGCCTTGTAAACATTATTAGCATCGGGTTTTTCTTGTCTTAACCACGCCCGCACAGCCATAACAATTGACTGGTTAGTTCTTAAATCAATCTCAGATATTTCTGGAATAATTCCTGGTTTAAGACGCACATAAATTCGTTCAGAAGAAGCATCATCTTCACGCCTTGTCAAGTAACAAATTACTCCACAAGCTGGACAAGGTATTTGATAATGTTTAATCAACCATCCATCTTGATCAACCTCAGCCATATATGGCTGAAGCGAATCTGGCTTGTAGAATACATGAGTGCAGTGTTCACAACAAACTGCTCCACGATTTTGGGAAGCACTTGTTGGTTTTAAACTCCAATGATGGAAATCATCAGGTAAGCCATGTCGCTTCCAATTATCAGTTAAATCAATAATTGTCAAAACTTTGTTATTATCGCTAATTCTTAGCCCCCGCCCAATCATTTGCAGCCATAAAGTCAAAGATAGCGTTGGACGTACACAATAAATACACTCAATCTCCCCACAGTCATAACCTTCAGTCAGAATTTCATAATTGGTAATAACTTGAGTTAATTTTGATTGAAATCGCTTTAAAATAGCTGCACGGGTAGGTGCTGGTGTCCGTCCATCCAAATGTTCTGCAACGATTCCTTTGCTACTAAAATATTGGGCGATAGCCCGACTATGCTCAACACTAGCAGCATAAATAATCGTTTGTTTCTTGATAGCAAACTTAATATAATTGTCATAAATATCTCCCACACTAACTTGGCTATTGACAGCTAAGGCTAAATCCCTAGAGCTAAAATCACCACCATATTTTTGACCATATCTATGTACAGCATAAGTATCAATATTATTTTGTGTGGCAAACAAGCGATATTGACATAAATAGCGATCGCGAATTAAATCCAGTGTTGATTCACCCACCACTAACACATTGAATAAATCTTCAAAACCCTGCCCGTCAATTCTTTGTGGAGTAGCTGTTACACCCAGGACTTGGGCATCTTGGTAATGGTTAATTAGTTTACGATATGTTGCTGCACTAGCATGATGAGCTTCATCAATTACCAATAAACCAATGTTTTTGGGCAGGATTTTTCTAGTAGCGAGAGTTTGAATAGATGCCACTTGAATCATGGCATAATTATTAGGCTCAATTCCGTGCTTAATAATTCCAATTGGGACTTGAGTTACTTGCGCCAGTTTTTCTGCGGCTTGGTAGATTAACTCGACCCGATGAGCAATAATTAAAATTTGTTTGCCCTGTTCTAAAAAATATCTACTAATTACAGCAAAACAAACAGTCTTACCAGCACCTGTAGCTAATTGTGCTAAAACACTTCTATTTCCTTGATTCCAAGCTGCCCAAATTTGGTTAATCCATTCAACTTGATACTCTCTCAGTTGCATTTAATCTACCTTTAGTATTAATTGACGTTAAAGATTTATTTATTCCGCAGGGAATATGGAGCAGGGGGACGAGGGGACGAGGGGACAAGAAGAAATGAGGAGAGTGCGATCGCTTTAATCGTTCATATTAAACTAATGAGAGAGAATCTCCTAGATGACTTCTGTATCTGGTATTTCGACTTCTTTATTCTCACTCACAAACTCTAGGCATTTACCATGAGGATCTACCTGCAATTCATACAAAGGGCTATCAGGAGAAGTACAGCACTTTTTCTGAAAGAATTTACAAGTAGCACAACAGTCAACACCAGATAAAGCTGCTGCTTCAACATTAAGATGATGCTGCATAATTGGAATAAGTTTCAAAGCAATCCCATCCCATTTAGCTTTGAGCATTCCTGTCTCGGAAAAGTGATGCCAACGTGGGTCAGTATCAATAATATCAGCAGGAATCTTGATCCAAGCTCCATCATATTCCGCAGCAATCTTAACTTCAAACTCAGTTTTATGGTGCAACTTAGCTAACTGGAGTGGTGAAACCTGTTCAGGTACAGTCCCATATTCAATCACTTCACCAACATTAGGAATATGGATTAAATGTTTGGCTTTCAGGTCGCTGGCTCTGGATAATTCATGTAAAGCATTCATGGAACCATGAATGAGAATTAGATGCTTAGGATTAACTCGATTAATCACTTGCGTCAACCCGACTTTATCAGCGTGTCCTGATAAGTTAAAACGTCGAATATCTGCTTTAACTACTAACTTTTTATTATTAAATTCAATTTCATCACCCTGCTGCAACCCTTGCAGAAAACGACCTGGACTCTCCTCATCGGTATAACCAGAAATAAAAACAGCCGCGTTATCTCTTTCTAATAACGTGGTGGCATAATAAACACTAGCTCCACCAGATAGCATTCCAGAACTAGCAATGATTACAGAAGGTTTGGCTATTGCCAGTGGTCGTTCTTTCGGATGAGCAATGGGAATGATGGGAGGATGACTATCAGGGTTAAAGAAGGGTTCTGATTGAAGTGCAAAATTTTGTATGCTGGCAGGTAATAAGTTGATATTTTCAATGAATACATCCGTAACCGCCCGCACTAAGCCATCTACATATACAGGGATATTAAGCTTATGAAATAAGGCACTGGTACGAATTGCTAAGATAATCTCTTGGGCGCGTCCTAATGCAAATGCTGGAATTAGTACATTACCGCCCTTAGACACTACTTCTGCAACTGCTTTAAGTAATTCCTGTTCTTGGGTTTTACGGTTGGGGTGATTATCAGCGCCATAAGTTGATTCAGTAATCAACATATCGGCTTCTGGCAAATCAGCTAGTCTTAGTCCATCTGTTGTTCTACTGTTAGAAGTGTTGTAATCACCTGTATATAACAGACTTCGCTCACCGTACCTGATATAAATACAAGCTGCCCCTAAGATATGCCCTGCATGAATAAACCGCACTTTT contains:
- a CDS encoding INTS11 family MBL fold metallo-hydrolase, encoding MFKERNIKLRVHVIIQALSNGGVVPATDSNGLISSLQIVGINESGDADSCKFLGRVVEYSKAGRILFKITRPGEKTLRITLIGGSPSIKPGQLLEVSAVLNCQQLQIIQVENTEIELDDVENALKPIDIEVNAATPLPELVNAVNQLKNKKLEFVAQAKAALENHTGIAQWNLATPVKRGKFFEWEVDQHGLNARVRVNEHTGIAQVWEFSTNNQIPLELEPDLEQDKLSVTPLGAARGIGASCFRVLIGPYEIVLDAGTRPKGDKPLPAFEYLRNPNLILISHAHQDHIGALPTFHKMFPACPMICTVGTRQIADVMLTDCLKIQQHNEDFQELFDENDLNQTIFQLQTKPVGVDFEPLPGLKVRFIHAGHILGAACIYIRYGERSLLYTGDYNTSNSRTTDGLRLADLPEADMLITESTYGADNHPNRKTQEQELLKAVAEVVSKGGNVLIPAFALGRAQEIILAIRTSALFHKLNIPVYVDGLVRAVTDVFIENINLLPASIQNFALQSEPFFNPDSHPPIIPIAHPKERPLAIAKPSVIIASSGMLSGGASVYYATTLLERDNAAVFISGYTDEESPGRFLQGLQQGDEIEFNNKKLVVKADIRRFNLSGHADKVGLTQVINRVNPKHLILIHGSMNALHELSRASDLKAKHLIHIPNVGEVIEYGTVPEQVSPLQLAKLHHKTEFEVKIAAEYDGAWIKIPADIIDTDPRWHHFSETGMLKAKWDGIALKLIPIMQHHLNVEAAALSGVDCCATCKFFQKKCCTSPDSPLYELQVDPHGKCLEFVSENKEVEIPDTEVI
- a CDS encoding DEAD/DEAH box helicase encodes the protein MQLREYQVEWINQIWAAWNQGNRSVLAQLATGAGKTVCFAVISRYFLEQGKQILIIAHRVELIYQAAEKLAQVTQVPIGIIKHGIEPNNYAMIQVASIQTLATRKILPKNIGLLVIDEAHHASAATYRKLINHYQDAQVLGVTATPQRIDGQGFEDLFNVLVVGESTLDLIRDRYLCQYRLFATQNNIDTYAVHRYGQKYGGDFSSRDLALAVNSQVSVGDIYDNYIKFAIKKQTIIYAASVEHSRAIAQYFSSKGIVAEHLDGRTPAPTRAAILKRFQSKLTQVITNYEILTEGYDCGEIECIYCVRPTLSLTLWLQMIGRGLRISDNNKVLTIIDLTDNWKRHGLPDDFHHWSLKPTSASQNRGAVCCEHCTHVFYKPDSLQPYMAEVDQDGWLIKHYQIPCPACGVICYLTRREDDASSERIYVRLKPGIIPEISEIDLRTNQSIVMAVRAWLRQEKPDANNVYKALFKHFITTLDKFTLGDWREIVKLINKSEENTTKLAWELYQEGRLKYHARVAALIAIEKRNAQVKNQVSSDTIGTSVTGKVQVGNQILQKQYEQQWRNAINSCQETTQEFLMEYTGLFNVQFIGSTNVNISLEVENIPELKTVMRSINESELTSAFGKAFAKKAAVMFRIK